From Apis mellifera strain DH4 linkage group LG5, Amel_HAv3.1, whole genome shotgun sequence, the proteins below share one genomic window:
- the LOC100578123 gene encoding uncharacterized protein LOC100578123 — protein sequence MYPRYDFLFVFVYHVVTGLSLPATTYDQRQTGDLNVQVHLKDVQVLALLDSEMLDDYTEYDYFYDYADFTIKPMKPNVTTTTEPSTSEIIEQLNFSNVTTSQNLTFPINESNTNINVENTEILSLVDDEKINETLSISLNKISKNSTTNEDNILKIKVNDKIENLFEDVEKNRTEQNNWGLSHSMEDSSKIFSRKRCRSGYSPDGNGRCRRLNKRRLSLIPLALRLVPKFLDDTARNARNFVQKEDNQMHSNQVMS from the exons ATGTATCCGCGTTACGACTTTCTCTTCGTGTTCGTTTATCATGTTGTGACTGGCCTGTCCTTACCGGCAACGACTTATGATCAACGACAAACCGGTGATCTGAACGTGCAGGTTCATTTGAAGGATGTACAAGTGTTGGCATTATTGGACTCAGAGATGCTTGATGATTACACG GAATACGATTATTTCTACGATTACGCCGATTTCACGATTAAACCAATGAAACCCAATGTTACAACTACTACCGAACCATCAACTTCAGAAATTATAGAACAActtaatttttccaacgttACAACATcacaaaatttaacatttccaattaatgaatcaaatacaaatattaatgtagAGAATACAGAAATTTTGTCTTTAGtcgatgatgaaaaaataaatgaaaccttaagtatttcattgaataaaatatcaaagaattcGACTACTAATgaggataatatattaaagataaaagttaatgataaaattgaaaatttattcgaagatgtagaaaaaaatcgaacagAGCAAAATAATTGGGGATTATCCCATAGTATGGAAGATTCATCCAAAATATTCTCTAGGAAACGTTGTAGATCAGGATATTCACCAGATGGAAATGGTCGTTGTCGTCGACTTAATAAACGAAGATTGTCATTAATTCC atTGGCATTGAGATTAGTACCAAAATTTTTGGACGACACAGCACGCAATGCAAGGAATTTTGTGCAAAAAGAGGATAATCAAATGCACTCAAACCAAGTTATGTCATGA
- the LOC100578085 gene encoding uncharacterized protein LOC100578085 has translation MLLHVTYLILLSGILPRSFLQINAAPATYDQRQNGDFNVDAKFDNFLIVVATSGNGLFFRNLASQMLEMNELIPQYSKQQQISEKPSETLVYETENADGGREPYHVEIVHIEKEADKGKHPVESPDAKSSEKIELLKGTKNSETMPQDTTNSEILIDSKRAIKKTKQISNDTSELHLIIDSSMKENKRSANARNLQVENFDRSDDLPVKEEISKATKPGISLKKQLSKEEEEDIPSISEERNELENKRQELVLLGGGIENCGPGRYRDKFGICQNDKNYKEIYSI, from the exons ATGCTATTGCATGTTACATACCTTATCTTGCTATCAG GCATTCTACCTAGatcatttttgcaaataaatgcGGCTCCAGCGACTTATGATCAGCGACAGAATGGTGATTTCAATGTGGACGCcaaatttgacaattttttgatAGTCGTTGCTACTTCCGGTAATGGTCTCTTCTTCAGGAATCTGGCATCACAAATGCTAGAGATGAACGAGCTAATTCCGCAGTACAGTAAGCAACAACAGATCAGCGAGAAACCATCTGAAACGTTAGTTTATGAGACAGAAAATGCAGATGGCGGGAGGGAGCCTTACCACGTCGAGATCGTTCATATAGAAAAGGAAGCGGATAAAGGTAAACATCCTGTTGAATCGCCCGATGCTAAAAGTagcgaaaaaattgaattgttaaAAGGtactaaaaattctgaaacgaTGCCGCAAGATACAACTAATTCAGAAATACTTATTGATAGCAAAAGGGCAATAAAAAAGACTAAACAAATTTCGAATGATACATCAGAACTACATCTGATTATTGATAGTTCgatgaaagaaaacaaaagatcCGCAAACGCTAGAAATTTACAAgtggaaaatttcgatcgttctGATGACTTACCGGTTAAAGAAGAGATATCAAAGGCAACTAAACCAGGTATATCgttgaaaaaacaattatctaaggaggaagaggaggatatACCTTCGATATCTGAAGAGAGGAATGAACTGGAGAATAAGCGTCAGGAGCTGGTGTTACTGGGAGGTGGTATTGAGAATTGTGGACCTGGAAGATATAGAGATAAATTTGGTATCTGTCAGAacgataagaattataaagaaatttactccatatag
- the LOC100578193 gene encoding uncharacterized protein LOC100578193 encodes MLSMLSINMRIFKTVLLLAAFCSNRVAQCLPIANETSIVESSNPTTSTPFNSTIDHYDQRQNGSENYRVHVDGVMLVIAPVETLLLAGAADNNKPSLPAIDSSKPPSSKPEINLKLSPMSKSTQRTGLRLANLLVPLLRRIRHE; translated from the exons ATGCTATCGATGCTATCGATCAACATGCGAATCTTCAAAACGGTGTTGCTACTCGCCGCGTTCTGTTCCAACAGAGTTGCGCAGTGTTTACCGATTGCGAACGAAACATCGATTGTGGAATCATCGAATCCGACAACATCGACTCCCTTCAATTCTACAATCGATCATTACGATCAGCGACAAAACGGATCCGAGAATTATCGTGTTCACGTGGATGGCGTGATGCTCGTCATTGCTCCTGTTGAGACACTCCTTCTGGCAGGTGCTGCCGACAATAATAAACCTAGTTTACCGGCAATTGATTCTTCAAAACCACCATCCAGTAAACCGGAAATCAATCTTAAACTGTCACCAATGTCCAAGTCAACACAAAG gACTGGCTTACGCTTGGCGAATTTATTGGTTCCTCTGTTGCGTCGTATTCGCCATGAATGA